The genomic window gcataattaaggcttTTAATTAGCAGATTTTCATGCTCTTTTGCCAGTCCTGTCCTGGCACAGTTCAGCAAGCACTCAGCTCTGATGAATGACAGTTGCCCAGGTTTGACAGGGCAACTGATAAGTCCGGCTTTCAGATTGGTCTTACCGCCATAAAAAGAGTCCTCAGTATTATTGCAGTACCGATTCACACAGTGACAGATAGTGCTTATGTTGCTTTTGGACACTTGTGGGTGCCACTTAGGCTAGAAAGGGCCAATAAATCCATCACCATACTACAGAGTCTCTTTTGTTTTCTGCATTTAGCGCTACATAACCCACTTAGGTCAATGTCCATTTTTAATAACGTCAGAGAATCCATCTTAGCTGCTTGCCCttgttagcaagaattgggataTTTCCTACATTTTTTCGTTTTAAACACAAGCGGTTTTTCACAGTTTGATAAGATCGGGTCCATAAAGAAATGTGCTGCTTCCATTCATGCTGTGGGCATACTCTGTTAGCCTAACTCTTCCTAAAACATTACTTTATGCAGAATATGAAAGAGTTACAATCAACAAAAGAGAAAGCAAAAGCTAATGAAGGATCCTCTTAAATCAACAAACAAGGCTAACTTCATTCTCACAGGTCTGGTACAAaggtatttggtgccctaggtgaaatTTACAGCCTTGggcttccaccccaccccccatcatgctctctcccacacaattaaaagttgtgtatttaaaacagattttacatgaaggaTACAGGGTTCAgacttctgaagtaaaaatatcacttacaaaatgtattttataacatgcaccgtTGTGGTTCAAAAAAGACTCTTGGAACCCATACAATATGCCTATTGTAACCAGTGTTGGgagtgggcttggccctcagaaagccatgaggaaacaaaattataaacgcattccccccccctcccatcagtGAAAGTCAGGATAAGCTCTGCTCCTATCCTACcttttcataagaccctccaaccCTTAGGGaaggagtttatttttttttagagatgaGGGTTCCCCAATAGAGTTGTTTAAACAAATTATTCAGTCTGGATCTATGAAAATAAGTCTCTTTATTCAGATAACAGTTATAATTGTTACAAGCGAGGTCGCCTCTAAAGCGGGtgaggtgagcccttgggccaaggcgagacccagggaggagccccaagccccaCCGTGGGATGTGAGCCGGTGCGAGCATGGagagccaggcaggtactgaagcaggaatgaggaacagagtctgaccctcagccggacctgcacacccatggcaaccaacaacacaatgttgattgatgaacggtcctccgacttttccaagccctttcggacctgccgctgggtaacggcatagggtggcaggccggacaaaggacgagggcagacagagtccttagaacactgaagacatcagagacgagggctgaagcaagacatcagagacgagggctgaagcaagacatcagagacaagggctgggaaggaagacattggcactgtctctcagggcaccctacacagccagcacggctggactggtcacggaccacccctgTCCTACAAGCGCAGGAgcgggacgagcacagggaagaggaagcggtgggttgctgcactcctggcagtcaaggtaggttgctgcactcctggcagcctaaagcaggtttgctgcactcctggcagcctaaagcaggtaggaacatcagaaactggaacaggaacaaacatcaggaacatccggaacagacatcaaggcaataggcagagacaggacacggagccgtcaagacaagcaagaccacggaggacctggatcaaggaagaggcacagacgactgtggaactCAATCCAAAGGtccacaggaactgaagtgaaagtccttttatactgctgtatgcaggcaactccctgggaggagttcacctggaccgcccctcgctggccctataactgaggtggagtgccgtgggccggcccctagggagaagggcatggctgaaccaggaagtccaagcggagccaagcaagccacaggcaggcctcagaacagctaggcctcccaggccctggagcaaatcctggatggtacacaggcaaggccctggcttcggagcggcctccagaggaaaggtgagatacctcctgcagcgcagcaacaggggggatcgtaacaataATCTTTTAAGGCATGTGATTAGCTTGAGAAGCATTACATTTTTCAAACCTTATCTTAATCAAACAGTACATAGCTATAAATAGAATTTGGTAACAATAGTTGCGGAAATTATACCAGTCAGATAAATATGTACTAAAGGTATCAACAAACAAGATAAATGCCCATTTTtacgtctccactacaataaacgTTTTAAAAAAGACACCCGGCATCTATCTTGTTTGTTGATACCattacggctttcatagatcgccccccttcttgttttgtgggtccataaatatctactaaagacatttttcttgtaaaataaattCTTTCTAGTACATGTCTTGCTAATACTAGCTAAGGTTAATTATACTAGCTAGGGTTCTCTTATGCAGAAAAAAACTATAATAGCCAGGTGAGGGCTAGTCTGTGCTTCTAATTAAGAAAAGTtaactgtttccccccccccccccccccccccccccaaggacacAGGTGACTGAAGTTGGAAGGCATCCCAGTTTAAGCCCTTATCTCAGTGGAAAAGTACAAGGAGTGTAAAAAAGCATTTCTTATGCTTCAATACTAACTTGATTTTACTGGCTACACTTTTCATGCATGACTACAAAGAAACACATTTTCTGACAAAGAAACACTTtttctaacacattttctgatacccccaaaccaaaacagcactaactgccagcattaaaacagcaacaaccctacctatgaaaaggcaacactgcagggCTGTCCATTATCTCCACTGTTTATTTTGGCAGTGAAACCTTTAGGATTCAGTTACAGGAGATGGAGATATACAAGATATACAAGTAGTAATGTCTTTGAAAATCTCagtgtttgctgatgacattttgttATTTGTTGGAGATGCCACAATGGAGATTCCCAAAAGTTTTGTTTATAAACTTCCAAACCTTTGCAGGtctaaaaataaatttgaataattCTGAAGCTTTATCCCTCAATTTATAATCAGGTACATTCCCTTTTGACTGGGCTGAGGAAAAACAGaaattttcctagcatgtagacagatggcctcaggaccagtgggtttattcgcccctgccagcagatggagacagagcaagatgacATTACaatatacataaccctgcagtgactctagcctgccagtattctccatctccagcagatggtggatgtgcatctccctatggggattgctttgaacTTTTTCAAAGgacaaatttgaaattctaaattcaggaaaagaaccCTCCCCTTTCCTGCGGTGATATctaaaggtccctctcccagttgagaattgctGAGGCGATTTCTGAGGTCCCTCAagatgtgccttggtctggtagcttggtttcccagcgtggacttagctgctagttcagctgaaaggcagcattACAGGAGGCCAAGTGCggcggtgatggcagatgccctctccccccacagacggagactgtctctgtactagGCCAAGtggcgctgagctcaggtaagatttaagaaaaaaaggagaaagttttacctgaatcagagacagaggggtttcaggacttcctccggtctctgtaCTCGGTGTGCCACGCCGACATTCGTTCCGGCTCCCGTTGGgtttggggaactgggcagcctggtgggttaaGTGGCCCCCAGTAGGCTAGGCCTCGCACTTAGGATTTTTTCTCGCATGCTGCGTGGTAGGACGTGGCGGCCATTTTTGCACgctcttgtgcatgttctgctgGCTTTTATAGGCCGTCGGTTGTGCGCTCAGTTTTTGGGCGcactttttacacacacaaacttttTATTTGCATACCTTGGTGCACAGCTTGCCGCACTTTCTTTTAGGTGCTTATAttttgggcgcatttcatttttgagcacaAGCCGTTCTGACACACGTTTACCGCAGCGATGGCACCAGTAAGCAAGaagactaaggggcggattttaaaagccctgcgcgcgtaaatccttccggatttacacgtgcagggccctcgcgcgcctattttgcataggccgctggtgcgcgtaaagccctgggacgtgtgtaagtccaggggctttcgaaaaggggcgggagggggcgcgtccgggggcgttcccgaaacgacgctgcatttcgggggcgggctcgggggcatggcgccggcccaggggtgtggtcgaggcctccggaccagcccccgagaCCGGAACACGAGCAGGGCTGCCGGCTGGttcgcgcaaagttacgcctgctttcagcaggcgtaactttgccgacaaaggtaggggggggtttagaaaaggccagggggtgggttaggtaggggaagggaggggaaggtgggagaagggtgaaggaaagttccctccgaggccgctccgaaatcggagcggcctcggagggaataggcagcgccgctgggctcggcgtgcgcaggttgcacaaatgtgcactcccttgcgcacgccaaccccggattttataagatacgcgcggctacgtgcatatcttataaaatccagcgtacgtttgttcgcgcctgctgtgcgaacaaaagtacgcgatcgcatatttttttaagatctacccctaagcatCTTTCTGTTTGTGTTGCCGGTCGTATTagagcttctcagcctgacctggcttctaacctttGTCAGCACTGCTCAgtcgctcagggagagttgtcttcctcagattttgctaagcctggctcttcccattctgatgatgggttggtcatggccttgactggggggggggggggagaatgccagatcttggttctcccttgactggctcctccactggtgagggcagttctgcgggaccagctccagttccttctgggcttggtctggacttggctgctttttcttggatggaatttttttAACGCTTACACGCCTTTCTTCAGGCATAGtcctccacttcccccatttctgtctggtTGGACCCTCAGCAGGTGGTTCCTCCCTCTTTCAGTCCTATGCTTAAACGCTGGGAGTTGCCCCGGCTCTCTGggggtgttcccgacaggaatccggatggcactgatgttGAGGTTGATCTGGATTCCCTGGAAAATGGGGAAGTTTCTCCAGGGATGGAATCATATCGAACcgtgttgcagttctttcatagagatgaactgttggccctgatttcccagaccttgaaacagctgggtgttcctggttcagatgctatgtcagagccgaggaagaatcccattttggtttcattacataaagcctcttgttttttcggtgatggatgccatccaaaaattgattgatctggaatgggatgccccagaggcaaattttaaagggggttggacattggaaggcctgtatgcCCTGGacccagctgtgagagagcgtttgcattttcccaaaatgGATACTCTGGTATGTGCCGTGTCTAAGCAGACGACTGTCCCCATAGAGGGagaagcggccttgaaggatgtacatgatagaaggattgaggctattcttaagcaagcctttgaggcagtggcgatgaatttacagattgcctcttGTTGCACCTCAtgcgagatcttgtctgcttctctctcaggaggttgatgagtctggagggaattcctgagcggttatggagcctgctgctgcctttttagcagacacaggctgtgatttggtccagacctcggccagaggagtttCTTCGGTGAGAGCAGCCAGTCTTCAAcgctggttgcaaaattggtcagctgacacagcttccaaagccagtctTACCAAGATGCTCTTTAAAtgctcactcttgtttggaagCGAGCTGGAGAAACTGTCCAGTAAGTGGAGCAAGACTCCAGTgccttggttgccagaggataagaaacagttataacgcccctttggtatgaggagtAATTTCCGGGGTTCCAGGCATTTCCGTCCCTAAAGAGGGACAACCTTTCAGCAGACTCAGCCTTTCgatagatctcagtcctttcatccccggaagcccaagagaggagcgggctcggTGGTGAACCTTCCCGAGCTTCCTAaagaaggtttgctgacccaccttccggAACAGAAAATAAggagatgtctctctctcttttatcagagatgggtcgagatcacatcggaccagtgggtcctggaggtgatatgcgaagggtatgcactggaatttcacaatATTCTTCAGGACGTGTTCGTGGTGTCctcttgccactccctgcagaagaagccgGCAGTTGAGATCATACTTCAAAGGcttctcagactgagggctgtggttccggtacccacgtctcaagaaagtatgggatgatattccattaattttattGTGTCAAGAAGGAGGACTCCTTTAGTCCCATCTTAGATatcaagagggtcaaccatcacttgaaggtgactcattttcgaatggaagccttacactctgtaataatggtggtgcagttgggggaatttctgacctccttggatctgtcagaggcatgccttcatattcccatctgattgaaacaccaatgctttctatgctttgcattgttgggtcgccattatcagtttcagaaGCTTCCTTTTGGTCTCACCACCGCTtctagaacattttccaagaatgtggtggtagcagcggccttgcgaaaagaaagaatcttggtgcacccatatttggacgactggctgattcaagccgtctcaggaagagagccacctggtgacacacaaggtgatctccttattgcaggagcttggttgggtgatGAATCTGACCAAGaacaatcttcaaccatcccagtcgttggagtacATGGGGGTCCAGTTCaacatgggacaggacagagttttcctaccagaCGTTCGGAttcagagattgatgtctcacgtgcatcagttgatgaacaccatacaccTGACGGTATGGTCCTACCTTCGGTCGGACTCAAATCCCCTGGCGTCAGAAGGAACCTCTCAGCTGGGTTGTCAGGTGGTGTTCTTACCCTTGGGGAGAGTGATGTCATAAGTTCTGGAATCCCCGAGGGCTCTTCTTCCCCCCTCATGGTATTCAATGAATACTCAATCCCCACTATCATCCCCCGACGTACATGTGCATCCATAGGTTCCACTAAAGAGGTAGCCTCAGTTGCGTCCGAGGTCTGGCGCTCCCTAGCTCTTCTCTTTCGTGCCGAATGAGGCATCTTAATTATATACTCAATAATGCAAATGCACTAGGTTAGTCTCTCTCTTGAACCCAGCACAAATATGGAGGCTTGAAGGCTGGAGGAATGAGATTAAAATATAACTAATTAAAGAACAATACCTTGTTTCCAAAGTCCACCACGTAAGGCAATACTGAGGCAAAAACAGGACTAAGCCGCGCGCAGCTTTGGCGACATGCCGACGGCAGCACGTGCCGTAAAGGGTATTCTAGAGTTTCCCAATACATAGGGGAATGAGACAAGGCTGTCCtcttttaattctattatttgcACTGGCAATGGAGCCCCTGGCTATTTGGATCTGGCAGCATCCTGCTTATTTGGGTGTTAAGGGGCTGATGACAGACACAATAGAATAGCTCTGTTTGCCCATGACGATGTTCTCCTCTATGTGATGTTGTTAAACAGTTTGGCAGAGTGTCTAAGGAGGGTAAAACTGAGATCTTGTGAATTATTGTATGTCAAGTTACATATAGGAGAATCGAGGAATGTTTCCCTTTTAGGTGGAGTAATAACTCTCTGAAGTGTTTAGGGCTAATCATTCTGAATCAATTGGAGAAGCTCTTTGAACTGTTTACCTTTGCTTAGTAAAGTTTGGAATGATCTTAAATTATGGTCTCCTTTGCAAATCTCTTGGTTTGGCAAAATAGCTACTatcaaaatgaatattctcccTAAGTTTATCTTTTTGTTTGACATTTTGCCTATTCATGTTCtgaatgtttttttaattaactcAAAAAATTAATTTCAGATTTTATAtggcaaggcaaaaaaaaaaacctagagttggttttcatgttttgtcGGGGCAGAAGGCTATAGGTGGCCTTGCACTTCCTGATTTCAGAGATTATTATTGGGCCAAGCTGTTGAAGAGTGATATATTCTGGATCAGTGACTTTCCTGATAAGCATTGGTTCCTGATGGAAAAGGAAATAGCACCTGGAAACATTTTTTCTATTCCTCTTTGGATCTCACATCAGTTGAGAAAACGTTCTCATATAACTCactcttttgtttcatttattttggaCGTTTGGAACTCTGTTTTGGTTACAAGGAAGCTTTCATCCTTTCCCTCCCCGCTTTCTTTACTCTGGAATAATCATGATTTCTCTTCTCATTTCTCTAAGGTTAACTTCCTAATGCGGTTCTATCCAGGAGTCTGGGTATAACATATTTTTTCATTGGTATTATTCCCCTGTGAAACTGCATGACCTGGGGTTTAACAGGGATCCGTTTTGTTAGAGAGGATGTGGGGGTGGGAGTAGAGATTCCTTTTTTCATATCTGGTAGGACTGCCTGGTTATTACAGTATTTTGGTCAGAAGTTTATTtcatggatttatataagattaCCAAGGTAAAACTCCCTGGATCCTGAAATTGTGCTCTGACTCTGTTAATTATGCATATGTTAGTGGCAGCACGGCACCTTATTGCTTTGCatttaaattctccttccaaaccTTTGGTCTCTATGTGGTTCCAAAATTTATGGCATATTTATGCTATGGAGCTGTTGATGAACCAGGTTATAGATTCATATCCTCATGTCTCAAAAACTTGAAAGCCATTTCTAGACTCTGTTGGTATGGGGGCCTGGATCCATTTTAAGATTGCTTGTTTTCCTGGTATTTCTTGTTTTTTGTATGTCTTTTTTGATATTGTATGATCTGCcttttttgttgtgtttggacTGGATTTTGTGTTGGTTGGTTTTGGGGAAGGTGGTGTTCTTTGTTATTCTTTTTTTGGGGAAGGGgcttatttgtgttttttctaatTTAAGTAGttattgtttgtcttttttttttttttttgcttttttattgaaATATGTTTACTTTTCTTTCTCTATGCCTGTTGAGATCATGGTTGCTTGTTGTACACTGCTTTTGTTTGTATTTGGTTTGCATAACAATGTTTAGTAAAATatgaatacaaaatgaaggaagTGCATGGCATAAGAAGAGACAGGTTTTTTTTAGATGGGTGTGCACTCGATAAATACTGTACTCGTATTCTGTAGTGCTATACATTTAAAATCATAAAactctaattttatttatttatttatttattttcaaacttgtgttaCCCACCTTTCCTACATTCAGGGcggggtacaataaaacacacatagTAGGTAACAAAAATTACATGACAatagaattttaaaattaaataaaatacattataaatcagattacaaaataaaaaagaaatcaaatttcTACACTGAATACGGATTTAGGCACCAGAAGGCACTGAAGGTAACGAAGCTGGGTAGACTACAGGTACCTCGCCTGGAGGTGAGGAAGCCAGATGGACTACAGGTTGCTAGCTTGGTtcagaaatgcttttttgaaaagattTAGTACTTTTATGAAGAATCTTCTTTCACGAAGGCATCTCACTTCCTTTGGTAACTAAATTCAGAATCTGTATTTTTTTCGCTGAACTGAGAACTGACCTTTGACTTGTATTATATTGGTAGATGCATTCATCTCTCAGGGGATTACACCCTGATTGAACCTGACTACAGATCACTGACTAGCTCCAGATAATGAAATTAAATCccttattttcttaatttttcaagAACATGTGCTTAAAATGTTGATAGCTGACATAATGTGATAACTTAAAAgatttttctaagtcaacatgattttgTCCTGTAACGTTTACCTATAAGTATATGAACTATGGTTGTACCAGGCATCCTGAATATCTACCAGATTTATTGCTgtttatgctttctttcaggttcctgattttatatgcaatttaTAACGTTTTTAAACTATGCAGaaaacagccaaaaggaataagcAACCTTTAGTCTGTGAAGAAGCATCCACACTTTACCCTGATAAGAAGAAAAACGAAAATTCAAAGAACTTTGTCGATCTCACACCTCCAGAAGTCAGTTTCAAGATTTTTAATGAACTTGACCTGCAGAGTTTGTGCAGTGCCGCTATGACCTGCAAAAGCTGGAATCAAATAATTGAAAGTGGCGAACATTTGTGGAAAAGCCACTGTCTAACTTTACGAGGGGTCTGCCGGAAAGAGATTGATGATGATCGAGACAATGGATATTCCTGGAAGGTAAAGTTAGTCTTTcttcttacaatttttattttgattgCCCCGTGCAGTTGATATGGTTTGCACCTAGAGGTCAGTGGCAATGTCGCTGCTCCCAACCCAGAAGGCTGCTCATTCATATCTTTGGTAATGGCCAATTCAAATTTGGTAACCTTACTTCTTGGTCCctttttcaaatcatttataaatatattaaaaagcactactcCCAGTACAGATTCCAGAGGGACTCCATTGTTTACTTTCCTCCACTGAAAAAAACTaaacatttagtcctactctctatttcctgtcatttaaccaaTTCGCAGTCTGCAATAGGACAGTGCCTCTTATCCCattacttttacattttttcaggagtctctcattaaggactttgtcaaatgccttctgaaaatccagatacaccatatCGATCAGCTCAcatttacccacatgtttattaaccccttcaaacaaaatttaacagattggtgaggcaagacatcccttgggtaaatccatgtggaCTGTATCCTGTTAAACCATGTCtactatatgttctgtaattttgttctttagaataatttctatgAATTTTCCCAGCACTGGCATCAGGTTCACTGTTCTGGATCTGCCCTTTGTAAAGATTGACgttatgttatgctcaggcttgtggacccttgggccgacgggaggatggtataccttaagaggaagatccgtaggttctcccatcgggtggcgaggcaggacagaagatgcgaccagctgaccctcggcactggagactgaggcgactttggaggcagacgaagagtcatggcgtcaaggaaaggaactgtgtcttcacccctgaaagtctgcggtccccccaggaggagcccgtagggacccgaaccgctgggacttagacggACCTTTGAGAgtttggtgcaagggctaactggagcttcaccctggaagcccacggtccccccgggaggagcccgtagggacccgggccgctgggacttaggtggacccttggagacaatggtccagaagaagtccgaggtcaagtgccagagggtcgtcgcttaccagtccgaggtcttacaccgagggatcgccacttgccagtccgaagtcacacactaggagtcaccgcttgccagtccgaagtcacacaccaggaatcactgctagccaatccgaagtcacacaccgggAATCACCACTAGctaatccgaagtcaggaaccaggaacaccaagacaagacaggaacaaggatctgaaGTACACGAACTCTCAaaggcaagcagacctgactacgtgggacgttgccaagtcgaagaatgggcagaggaagcttccctttatactttctctactctggcccattagagacagctgtgagtagttaaggggcctggcccctttaaatctgtggaggaggcacggcctcgcgcctaaagatggtggcggccatcttggatttcctccgccgAGGAAAGCCTGCAGAACACCGCGAGGGAGGAGcggggacggctccccacccggcggccagacCGGGGACCTGTGCCGGGGCGACGGGCACTGGCTCAGGGGCATGACTAGGAGTATGCAGCTGGTTGCCTTTAACACTTTGGCATTCAGGCATTGCTTGCTGTCATAATATAGGCTAATATAGCGTCCCTggcacctcctggctggctcgccaatgtaATCGTCAGATTTTAGTCAGGAAAGaagtccagacaactgatccgcaaagatagacttttattgccagcaagatgcagctaagacaaaggcttagaacaactgcatgccactccccttGAAGAGTGAatttttatacattctttcaagtaggtgtagcttacaATCAGACCACTACACACGTCATTTAACAGACATGATATGAtcgacattttatagcagcaatcgtattaatacaatacaaaatattattacaaaatggtagtgcgtttcactgaatgtcagtatgtaagtgcgtagtgcatgccattgcgtATCAAATGTTAGTACTTttaagatggctgtgcgtttcaatgcgtttcaatgctggcgtcgTTAATTGAAGATTTTCAGTTTCTCATTCAACACGAACACAACTGTTCATAGGAATCTGAGCTCCTACATTTTCAGCTAAAGAAGTGCGGTTAATGGACTCTACAAATTACTCCTTTACTTTGGAACACGTTGCCCCTAGATCTTCATGTAGAGGAAGGTTATCCTTTCTATTTCAGCCGGCCTTTGCCAGCGTGGTGGGGGATGGGAGATATGGGATACTGggggcttgagcgcccaaattgcattcattcaccttcgccagcgggggctgctggaagccgctttggctcccctgcccccgccggtgaaggtgaatgaatgcacgcctgtgtacgcctgtgcgtgcaatttgggcgctcaaggcagtgcattagcgaacgccgacgtcacgccttgagcgcccaaattgtacgcacaggcgtacacaggcgtgcattcattcaccgctggcgggggctgctggaagccgctttcgctgccggctccctctgcctagatgaatgcacgcccgccggctccctccgcctggatgaatgcacgcccgccggcgaaggtgagtgaatgaatgcacgcccaccggctcccgcctggatgaatgcacgctcGCCGGCGcgtacaggcgtgcattcattcactcaccttcgccggcgggcgtgcattcatccaggcgtacGGGCATccattcatccaccttcgccagcgggggctgctggaagccgcttttgccgccggctgcccccaggaggcaggggagccgcagtgcgcgcctcgggaggaggggagagaggactgttcaaagaaaattcacatgcagtaagttaacttttattacactttatttacttttgttttaatgacatgtcgagccaattttcgccctgcgccttgcttcgggaggggggattttgaccggaccctgcctattgctgtcacaccacactaacgccagggtaagggtcccggggggtgagggggtcgtttgcccatgaaatttcgtctctctgacctgacgctccacactaacacaggggtaagggtaggcggtaagttagcaggttaaacacgcggcaaaactgcaggttaaaaaggcgatagtcggggcgcacattactgtatgggaaggaatagctaatcggagcgtttacatctcatatacatgctgcgggcggaaaggattaccggttgatttaaagaaggggtaaggatgagttaaaagggatagtgaatcgcaggttggacttacgcggccaaattgtgagttagaagcgggtt from Rhinatrema bivittatum chromosome 3, aRhiBiv1.1, whole genome shotgun sequence includes these protein-coding regions:
- the FBXO48 gene encoding F-box only protein 48 — translated: MQKTAKRNKQPLVCEEASTLYPDKKKNENSKNFVDLTPPEVSFKIFNELDLQSLCSAAMTCKSWNQIIESGEHLWKSHCLTLRGVCRKEIDDDRDNGYSWKVTLFRNYWKSKIKCAWLSGKYSNIHSSTGLPEKSMYPMDVATWGEILEAELER